Proteins co-encoded in one Dreissena polymorpha isolate Duluth1 chromosome 12, UMN_Dpol_1.0, whole genome shotgun sequence genomic window:
- the LOC127852259 gene encoding uncharacterized protein LOC127852259: MASGDHHHGKTKVVYQFNPADYGPFNVLDGDHFNNFTGGSYYMTTPKEDNIMLYRLYGGNATAEGQYWTLEPRQGNDGYRHDAAVLKPWNTLEHAVELIVPRGVHMYEGFVGRQKGYLGGGWQVFIPREVVKSLFRMQHNTENKKVKDQEMEAIKKFQEQKRKLWENKLNKHMESNAFAKGSFLRQLPSDVSRFLTLKSGDSSSGEKVKEGKYLLHRDSVPRIGGGRINVSISVKIEFVRSETQTCQSDKAIVTTITNYYNRITIIEETVS; this comes from the coding sequence ATGGCATCAGGAGACCACCACCATGGTAAAACGAAAGTGGTTTATCAATTTAATCCTGCCGACTATGGTCCGTTCAACGTTTTGGACGGCGACCACTTCAACAACTTCACCGGCGGAAGCTACTATATGACAACTCCAAAAGAGGATAACATCATGCTGTATCGACTTTATGGAGGAAATGCTACTGCCGAGGGTCAGTATTGGACTCTTGAGCCTAGACAAGGCAATGACGGATATCGACACGACGCTGCTGTATTGAAACCATGGAACACACTGGAGCACGCCGTGGAGCTTATCGTCCCCAGGGGTGTCCATATGTACGAAGGGTTTGTTGGGCGCCAAAAAGGTTACCTTGGCGGTGGGTGGCAGGTATTCATTCCTAGAGAGGTCGTCAAAAGTCTGTTTAGAATGCAGCACAATACTGAAAACAAAAAGGTGAAAGACCAGGAGATGGAAGCGATAAAAAAATTCCAAGAGCAAAAAAGGAAGCTATGGGAAAATAAGTTGAACAAGCACATGGAGTCAAACGCGTTTGCAAAAGGAAGCTTTTTGCGGCAACTGCCCTCCGACGTCAGCCGATTTTTAACGCTGAAATCGGGTGACTCGTCGTCCGGAGAAAAAGTGAAAGAGGGCAAGTACCTCCTTCATCGCGACAGCGTCCCAAGAATCGGCGGAGGAAGAATCAACGTCAGTATTTCAGTGAAGATTGAGTTTGTAAGAAGCGAGACCCAAACATGCCAGTCTGATAAAGCTATTGTTACGACAATTACAAACTATTACAACCGAATTACTATTATCGAAGAAACGGTGAGCTAA